The window TTAGTATAATAATTTGATAAATTCATATATGGATTCTACAATGTATTTCTTTTAAAATATCTTAGATTAGTATAATAATTTGATAAATTCTTATATAATATTTCTttagaaaaatatattaattattataagTTTTTATGTTATAATGAAATCTAATATGCCAAAATTTTGTATACTGTCTTATATAAGTTTTTACACAATTAACATATTCATCTTGGAACTGATCTAATGGATACTCATGCCAACATTCCTAAGCCGTCAATGCATCGTAATTGATATTCAAACTTTAGATGTGATATAGGAGAAttcattgatttttttatttctattttttttttaatattttttttaaatttttacaatatttttacTTTCTAGGATTTTTCCTTAACAGGAGAACATTTGTATATTTAAAACTATATTAAAATTATTAGTGATATTCTTACCTTACAAAAAGAACATTGGTATATTTAACACTACATTAAAATTCCTATTCTTTTCCAGACTTGCATTCGGATTCTTGCTTCACCTCCGCGTTCTAAGGAATATGCTCCAAAAAATATATACAGAATCAGACATTTAAAACACCATTATTCTttgttttcattaaaaaaaaaaaagacgctGCATACAAAATGTTTATAACATCAAACACTACCTACATAAGCAATTGATTATAGACTTGCTACAATGATTATAGACTCACTAATTAATGGAGCTTGAGGGAGGCTGCCAATATAATCTGACAGAAGTCTTGTCGATGCTAAAGGAAATCGCACAATTCAGAATTTTTCTGAACCAATTTCGTTCCGAAAACATTTGCGGAAGGTACATTGGCAGAGGGGAGGCAGAAAATATTTGCGAATTACTTTCATGAAGCTGTTTCAAATAGTAAAGGAATCGATATGGAATTATATCGTCACCTGTAAAGTCATCTGTAAAATATATAGAATTAGGCGCCAAATGTGGAAAATCACAAGCAGAAAGGCAAAGTGCGTCGCCGCCGcctaagaagatgaagatgatcaAGTCTCCCAAGTCCTTGGCTTCTAGTCTGATACTTAGACTCTCATTATCCACCACCACCCTGCTGTCGCCTAAGGAGATAATAAACTCCTCTCCCAAGTCCATCGTTTTTTCTAGTCTTTTACTTGGCCTCTCCTCATCATCTATCACCCTGTGAACCTTGACAGACATGGTCTTGGAAAAATTTTGATTTCTCTCCCTCCAAATACTCAAAAGATCCCCTCGAGGAGTCTCAAGCAAGTAGTGTAGGTCGTCACGATGTAGTGCTCGATCGACCACTCTAAATCTGGGCATTTCGCCATGTTCAATTTGGGCCTCCTCGTCGAGATCACAAACATACACTTCTGAAAGTGTGCTCATATACAGTTTACCTTTATGAAAGACCATATTTTCAACTACAATGGATTTCCTTAGCTGGAACCATTTTTCGTCGCCGGAGCGGGTAAAAAAGATTCTCCTGTAAAAATATTGGATGAGCGCGACGGTGTAGCCATCTCCGAGCGACGGATCAGCAGAAAGAATTGCTTTGAGGTGATGCTCTTCGCTCACTGTTTTCGACATCCTGAAGCCGATTAGGCGCCCTGCAGTGTCGCGGATGGGATGGGTGTCCTCGGAGGGGAGGAGGCGAGGGAGGTCGATCTGCGCGCCGGTGATCGGGTTCAGCAGTAGCACCCGGAGGCGGGCGTCGATCGTGATGATCCAACCGTGAGCAGAGCCGATAAAGAGTCGGTCGCTTATGGGAGGCTCCGGGACCGGGATGGTGTACTCCCTTCGCTCGTCCAAGGCGTAGAAAGTGATGGCGGATGGGTCGCCGCGGGGATTGTCGTTAAGCACGAGCCAGGGGCTCTGCCCGCGGAACTTAAAGTAGCTTCCGCGCGTGGACAGATCGCGGACGGCAGCCGACCACGAAGCACAGACGGCGGCCGAGCGGAGAAATTGAGGAAGGGAGAGTTTGGAGAAGATGAGGGAGAAGACATCCAGGGGGAGACCAGCCCAGCCGCTGCTGTCAGCCATGGGAGGAGAGGAGAATCTAAGAGAGATGTCGAAGGTCGGCAATAAGGCCCTGATTTTATGATCTCGTTCTAGGTTTTCTAGAGATTTCTTTCCAAATATTTCTCAATAATCCTTTTTTTCCCCCTCAAATTTCAGAAACTCGGGTGTGTGATttcatagatttttttttgataaaatttaatttatattcatATAGAAATTTTTTGTTTCCAATTTTTTCTCAATAATCCTAATTTTTTTCCTCAAATTTCAGATACTCTGATGTGTGATTTCgtagatttttttttgataaaatttaatttatattcatatagaaaaaaaaatttccccAAATTTTCTCAATAATCCTAATTTGTTTCCTCAAATTTCAGATACTCTGATGTATGATTTCATagatttattttttgataaaatttaatttatattcatatatacatttTTTTTGTTTCCAAATTTTTCTCAATAATCCTAATTGTTTTCCTCAAATTTCAGATACTGATGAGTGATTTCAtagattttttgataaaatttaatttatcaaactGTATTCATACAGAAATTTTTTGTTTCAGAAAATAAATCAGCAATCCaaacaaattattttaattatgtcttcttttaaagaaaaaattgattattttaattCAACTTCTTAATCCGTCAACAATTTtagttattattttaaaaaacaaacacatgaactaataaataaatatttgtccattatttaattattatttaaaaaagatAAACGCATGGACTAATACttaaatatttatcaaataacgTGTGTTCGCGTCCATCTATACCAAACAAAATTAGGCAATTGTACTTAAAACCTTAGGTTACATTaaacaaatccacaagagttacTGCTCCCCAAAATATCATAATTGAGGCTAACAATACGATGAACCCTCATGTATAAGCATCACAAATGGGAAGCTTTTGTTCAAATTTTGACAGGACACCAAAACAAACATAGAAAAATATAGAACAACTCAGGTGCAAcgttataacaaaaaaaaaaacaaagaatcaAAATGATGCTcaactagaaaaaaaaaacagtgaagTGTAAACTCATCCTGTTTGGAAGGACgatttgaattaataatgttaagtatcatttgtaatccaaatttaatttcagtaGAGTACATGAGTAGTTagaatagttctatgcttgtacaaatttttatacaagggaactagaacggtattccgaatagcaaccaacaaattcatccatgttttcatcatgaaaactccctctaaatgtatacaaatgtatgttgaggggtttggaatggtttcaTTGACTTAAAatggtttaaaatgctgaaattaagctttcccagccaaaatcagcattcccaatcgattggggttaggtctcaatcgattgaacccggctcaatcgatcaatggatcgattcaggcggTTTGAATCGATCGGAGAATCGATccaacgagcttctgctcgcgataacaaccttcttaatcgatcactcaatcgatcgggtgatcgattgaaagcctaattttttgaaattttatttcagtgaatttcagaaacccccCAAAACTTTTacagaattctaaaaatcatgaaaattattgtaaacattatttagggtatataatatcatggaaaattagttttctatgaaaatacttcctattttcaaagattgacacgaACTTGAAAGCTTgtaaaaatttcaatgttttcttctagtttgtgtctaagtTTTCAATgacgattactatcaaaagatagccttcatcaaggttttccaaaagtattttaaaaatattttcaaaaccaatatccaactatgttctttgagctcaatgcacatgacttgtacattagctttcccaatgattggaaaacacataactatgtatttgatgagcctaaaactcaaaggaatgcataaaatcaatatcttgagttttgttcatcatcctaacatctcacttgtatctaatgtgtactaaaacacatacaagtcaccttatagttctttgtgagatgtaaagtttggttttgtcctaaactagggatcatgcatatctatctaggtattttggaTTATGaatatccacctaggatgttacttgttagtaaatgtcattatccttaattgtaaggaattaaaaataatgaatgacgagttatggcatacatcaaaatgaataatttttaaaagaaagtttcctataactacatgatgtatgcatgacatgacatagtatttttgtatttttcataataaagcatgaatgtaaaatatgatgtcatgacatatgatggacaaacaaaaCATAATAATTTTGCTTAAAAGaagtacctagattatctatttaGGTAtctttaaaccttagctaatttaaaaattaaatcctaacttgccctcattttctcaagaaaatgtcaaaacccaacttgacatttctttaacccatgattaaatttgtgccaattaaaaaaatatagttcctcaaatttttggcacattttactcgtcCAAAGAGTAAAtgctttaaattaaggcccggatttgCCTTTAAttccctaagaacataccaaaatcccaacttggtagttcttatgatttttccaattgtgctaatttaatttaaaatcaattttctcaagttttgacacattttactctttcaaagagtagtcaataatctatttcattttcaaaggttaataataatcttgaaaatgctctctgagtgtcaacttcatcaaggttgagtTAATAtctttccaatttgagttgacactctctaacccatctaaggggtagagaaaatgctcctatgaacccaaaacctattgatgctccttggatgctctaggtacttactagggataacttgcctagttaccttcctaggcttcttagaatccTTGGTCACTTTCTGTAGATCAACTCTagagattgcttcccttgtgaccttcttagtgactttcttagactttttagaagtcttagtcacatttgatattgcaaagatactcctggggataacttcccttgtatccttgacttaacccctagacctagagttggttccatagctatatggaaccctatggtaagaagtaGCATCcctcttagccttaggtttgtatcccaaacctttatgaccattggatgacttttgtactcctaaacctaggtttttactcattttgtccttttaggatattttccatcctttttagggtcttttccattttatcaagtcttgacctcaagacttgattttctttccataaatccctagattttggtttttcattgtgtccttgagcatttttatttttaggcttataactaaaatccttagagttattgcctaaattcttatctaccttcctaaacctaAGTGTGGTAGTCTTTACATGAAGAGACATTTCATTTAtcctatcatgcctcctatttttatggtaaatagcattcaaatgatataaactagaattagcatgctttttaccataatttaaggGGATATGattaataaatgataccttgggttttaccttggacgctcccccttgatttgtgcttTCTCCTTTGACTTTGACCGCTTTATTTCCCTTTAGACATTGACtttgataatgtcctttttgattacaCAAAAAGTACACTATGTGCTCCTTGCTCGTCTTTGTTGTAGGGGCGGTATCTTGGGcttttccttgccctttggtgtcacttggcccttcttcttggcgaatttaggacacttactcttgtagtgcccatgttccctatactcaaaacatatgatatgatttttatttttaattgaaatatttatactttcacatgtagggatgacactcgaTCCTCCATTTgacgtctcttgatttttggaggatgcatcatcttcttctccacttgatccggatgtagaaacttctccatcttcttgatccgatgttaacaaaggtcgctccccctcaatcctagaggtagaggcttcttcattttcatcttgtacatggaacaaagagtatgcttcctctttgcccttttcgttgcatttctttgaagatgaagcttcttggacttcttcttcggaagttgagcatctctcaactatggagtcctcttcctcttgatcttgatccaacgagtcaccctctttggattcttcttgatttggtatagaggagaggatctcatgaatctttgccaatttgctccaaagttccttggcatccttgaattctccaacttgagccaaaatattatttgtcaataaattgaccaataaatTTGAAGGTGACGGCAGATGGGTCGCCGCAGGGATTGTGGTTAAGCACGAGCCAGGGACTCTGCCCGCGGACTTAAAGCATCTGCCGCGCGTGGACAGATTGCGGACGGCAGCCGACCACGAAACACAGACGGCGGCCGAGCGGAGAAATTGAGGAAGGGAGAGTTTGGAGAAAATGAGGGAGAAGACATCCAGGGGGAGACCAGCCCAGCCGCCGCTGCCGTCAGCCATgggtagggatgtaaacgagccaaaCCGAGCCGagcagtattaggctcgagctcggctcgtttaagttatattcgggctcgagcttggctcgagctcgaatcgagcttttatcacaaggctcgagctcggctcgttttagaattatcaagctcgcgaacagtttgagctcgactcgttattagctcgattatcaaagttaacgagtctaactcgttaagcgagctcgggctcattttcgggctcgtttagagctcattttaagactcgttttagagctcgtttttttcggtttaaggctcgttttaaggcttTTTTTTttgctcgcgagcctataaacgaacatgttcgcgagctcacgagccgaatatccttaagctcgagctcgactcgataaaactgtcaagctcgaaatcgagctcgagttcagctcgataagataaacgaatgaACTCGAATGagctttttatcgaatcgagatccgaatagctcgcgaactgtttggttcatttacatccctagtcaTGAGAGGAGAATCTAAGAGAGATGTTAATGGTCATGTGGCGACAATAAGACCCTGATTTTATAATCTCGTTCTAAGGTTTTCACAAGATTTCTTTCCAAATATTTCTCAATAATCCTTTTTTCCCCCTCAACTTTCAGAAACTCGGATGTGTGATTTCATACCGATATATAACAGGAGCAAAATATTGAGCACTTTGCTCACCAAGTTGTATATCCTTTTACAATCCACCCATTGAcatgtatatttttattactaCTTTAAttgtattaataaaaaaaattaaattattttatgtttttatagaatatttatttatatttaatgtTGATAacaatttaacataatttttaaagttttacttgagaggaagaagaaagaaaataaaaattatgaaaaaattctTATTCTGAAGTTTTTTTCTTAGTTACTTCTATAAATTACTTTTTCTATTTAATTGAGCTCCGTCAAGGAAGCTAGCTCAGTTAAGTTCTACTCTTTTTATctagagtttgttaggtgatgtATATTGGTAGCGAAACCTCATACCATATACCTATTGAAAACTTCGGTTTACAAAAAATTTATATTGATATCATACTAAAATTTCGATATACTGATACTTCaatataccaaaaatattatatttatcaaaatttctggtTGAATTAGTCCAAAAATATGGTTTCCAATTAAATGACGGGTAAGTTTACCTGTAAGATATCATGATAGTCTATCATTTTTATCTATTTGCATGAAATTGTGGATTCTTGTGTATCTATTCTTTTATTTAATATGACTTTCTTTACATCTAGATGAAGAGCAACTTAAAACTAGACGATTGTTGAGCTTGCTTGTTTTTCATATGCTTTCTTTTCTAAAttcatcttgttgagttttaaattatgTTTGGATGCAGGGATCAATGGAGGgaataagagaagaagagaagggataAATCATATTTATTTGGAACCTTTAATAAGAGTGGGTGAGTGAATAAAACTGAATAATTATGTACTATGAAATGTAATTATCACAAGCAAGGTTTCATATATGAAATAGTCGGGCTTGCTGCTTAAGTTTGGCCTAGTTTGTCTGAGTAGGGATGCTAGATTATATCGTATCTTGTTTGGAAGAAATCTTAGTTACTTAAACAAGTCAATTAACATAACAATGTAATTTTAGAGTATTTGAACATCTGATGATGAATAACTATTGAATTTTTGTAAGATAACTTTGTTCTATTTCACTTGATCCTTAACCTCTTAGAATGTGAAATCCAAGGAGTTATATTACATTAACTTACAAAGAGTTACAACTTGAGATGTCAGAAAATTTTCATTCTTGAAAttaaattatcatatatataaggttttcatctttatttaattgatttttactgttgtaatttctttaaaaagatTCTTGTATATATTTTATTGGAAGAAATAAAAAAGTCTCATCAATTCTATGGATAGATTCTGGTATGTAGAGTATTTTTTAGGGAGTTTAATTTGACAATAAACTAATATCTATAATAACAACTTCTGTGTTTCTCATTTTATCTTAAACTATCGTCAATACCCTTCCaagtgacttttttttttttttgcctctcCCTCATGTCAGTGAATGTTAGTATTGTCGGTGTTGCTCTTATAGATATTATCAAATTTGGTTTCCGAGTCACCCACACATATGGCTTGTCAGAGACATTCGTAGAAAATATTTTGTGAGAAATTTtctttattgatttttttaatattaattttattcatgaaTATGTAATTTATTCAATTGAAAATGAATTAATTATTGTGTGGAACATTGAATTATTTGACAAGTATTTTTGTTTTGTGATTCATAATCTACTCCATCCATGAACCTTGCCTACTATTGACCATGTGCCCTCACCCTCTTGAAAATTTAAATCAGAGACACAATCCAAGCTTTTATCTACCTGAAGACTTGTGTCCAGCTACTTTAATCACTTCAATGTAAGTATTCATGTTTACTACTGAATATTTTGTTGGTGCGGAAAatattcgacgatcgaacctaagttttgataatgacaaagaattcaaagttaagctgtttgtaatctaatgtgtatgactaagtgtttcaggaaagtcctagctgcggttagacaaagggaaaaaccctagggggtggtaaccctaagtcctaggggatggtaactctaggtgaagaaaagccctaactatggttaggcaaggtaaaaaccctagggggtggtaaccctaggtcatagggggtggtaaccctatgcgggaagtcttggtggGACGACGCTTCgggtaaaaatcctaggggcggtaaccctaggttaaaatcctggtgtcgcgaaccgggtagaagtctggatgggtcgaggaccagaCATCCAGCTTGAAGAccagaagcatcggacgctgagcaaaagtccagtcgatctggaggtaaatctcctgagtggagtaggtgagaacgcgttccccgcaaagggaacagtaggcgtcgggtcgacctagggtttctggtcggaaatccgaagtcagacccggacagtccgatgactgtcaaacttcatattcatactatctttgtgtgctaactttgtgctgcagggtatttttgg is drawn from Zingiber officinale cultivar Zhangliang chromosome 1B, Zo_v1.1, whole genome shotgun sequence and contains these coding sequences:
- the LOC121991457 gene encoding probable F-box protein At4g22060 — protein: MADSSGWAGLPLDVFSLIFSKLSLPQFLRSAAVCASWSAAVRDLSTRGSYFKFRGQSPWLVLNDNPRGDPSAITFYALDERREYTIPVPEPPISDRLFIGSAHGWIITIDARLRVLLLNPITGAQIDLPRLLPSEDTHPIRDTAGRLIGFRMSKTVSEEHHLKAILSADPSLGDGYTVALIQYFYRRIFFTRSGDEKWFQLRKSIVVENMVFHKGKLYMSTLSEVYVCDLDEEAQIEHGEMPRFRVVDRALHRDDLHYLLETPRGDLLSIWRERNQNFSKTMSVKVHRVIDDEERPSKRLEKTMDLGEEFIISLGDSRVVVDNESLSIRLEAKDLGDLIIFIFLGGGDALCLSACDFPHLAPNSIYFTDDFTGDDIIPYRFLYYLKQLHESNSQIFSASPLPMYLPQMFSERNWFRKILNCAISFSIDKTSVRLYWQPPSSSIN